Part of the Chthonomonadales bacterium genome, CATCTGCGGCACCACCATCCTCTCGGGCCTGATCCGCGACTACCTGAGCACCGACCGCTGGGCCGTCGAGAAGGACTACAACAAGGAGTACCTCTCGCTGAACATCTGATGGCGCGGCGGCGGGGGAGCCCGACATTAGAGCTCAAGGAACCTCGGCATGTACATCGTGATTGTGGGCGGCGGCAACGTCGGGTACTACCTCGCCAAGGCCCTCGTGCGGACGCACCACGAGATCCTGCTAATGGAGAAGGACCGTGGCGTCCATCGTCGTATTGCCGAGGAGCTCGGCGAGGTGACGATGCAGGGCGACGGGTGCGAGGTACGCCTGCTCGACGAGGCCGGCGTGGGTCGCGCCGACGTCGTGGTGGCGGCCACGGGCGATGACGAGGACAACCTGGTCATCTGCCAGATGGCCAAGATGAAGTTCGACGTGCCGCGCACGATCGCCCGCGTGAACAACCCGCGCAACGAGGACCTCTTCCACCGCCTCGGCATCGACGCCACGGTCAGCTCCACGAAGATCATCTACAACCTGATCGAGCAGGAGATCGAGACCGGCGAGGTGATTCCGCTCGCGGCGCTTCGGCGCGGGCGCATCGAGATCGTGGAGATCGAGATCGGCGAGAAGTCGCCCGTGCTCGATGCCCAGGTGCAGCAGCTTCATCTCCCCGCCGGATCGCTCATCATCTCCGTGATTCGCAGCGAGCACGCCATGATCCCCACGGCCGAGACCCGCTTCGAGGTCGGCGACAGCGTGATCGCGCTGGTGACGGCCGAGCTCGAGCACGAGTTGCGCGACGTGTTCGCGGAGAGCCGGCCCTGATCGGCTGCCCGTGCGGCGCAGGGGCGTGGAGTACCGGGCCATGGCGCTGAGCATCATTCGGCATCCGCTGGCACAGCACTACCTGACGCACCTGCGCGACGAGACCACCAAGCCGGCGCTCTTCCGAACGCTCGCCCGCAAGCTGACCACCTTGCTTACCCTGGAGGCATGCCGCAGCCTTCGCACCGCCATGCTCCGCATCTCGACGCCGATTGAGGAGCTCTGGTCGCCGGTCCTCGATGCGGATCTCGTCGTTGTCCCGGTTCTGCGCGCCGGCCTCGGCATGCTCGACGCGGTCGTTGATCTGTTTCCCGACGTGTCGGTTGGCTACATCGGACTGGAGCGTGACGAGGTGACCGCGGAGGCGAGCGCCTACTACCACAAACTGCCCTCTCTCCAGGGCCGCACCGTCCTGCTCATTGATCCGATGCTGGCGACCGGAGGCTCGGCGTGCAAGGCGACCGCGACGCTGCGCGCGGGCGGCGCTGCGCGGGTGGTCATTGTGTGCATCGTAGCGGCGCCCGAGGGAGTACGGCGCGTGGAGAGCTTGCACCCGGAGGTTGCTATCTATACGGCCGCGCTCGACCGCGGCCTCGATGACCGGAAGTTCATCGTGCCCGGTCTCGGGGACTTCGGGGACCGGCTCTACGGGACCAATTGAGAGGGACGCCGCGATGAGAAGGATGGTGTGCAAGGCGCCTGGGATCCTCGTGCTCGTGGCGGCGCTGGCGGCGGGATGGGCGATGGGAGTGCGCGCCCAGAGCGCGGGGGCCGGCATGGAGGGGCAGGTACGGGCAGCGGCATTCCGGTACTATGCCGGCACCGTGCTCGGCGACTTCGCGACCTACCAGTCGGCCACACGGTTTCCGCTCGCCGTGGTGCGCGCCGGCACGCTGACGACACGCGATGAGAAGCAGGCGCGCGAGATGGTCGAGCGCATCGCCGAGCGGAACAAGGCTGCCAACCTGTCGGACGCCGACCGGCGAACGATCGGCGCCAACATGCTGCGTCTCTTTGACGGCGCGAGTGTGCAGTTCGTCGGGGCGGACACGGCAGCGGTGACCTTCACGATCCGCCCGGCCACCAAGGAGCGGCCCGGCGACGTTCTGGGCCATCTCCTTCTGCACCGGCGTGACGGCGCCTGGCGCGTGATCTTTGAGGTCACCGATCCGGCGCCCGTGCCCCCGTCCTACGTCGAGGCCGTGCGGCCCGCTCCGGAGGGCGCTAAGAGCCCCTAACATAACCTAACGAACTGGTTGACACAGATGAGGGCGCAGCCAATCAGCAGGAACGCCAGATGGATGTCGTCTCGTCGCTCATAGCGCACCTTCAGCCGACGGGAACGGTTGAGCCAGGAGAGCGTGCGCTCGACCACCCAGCGGTAGCGCCCCAGCCGCTCGCTGCCTTCGGCGAGCTCAGTCGAACCGCTCTCGACGCCGCGCCGAGCAATGCGGGGGATGATGCCTCGCTTGCGCAGGGCCTCGCGGCAGAAGTCGAAGTCGTAGCCCTTGTCGGCGTGCAGCTTCTCGGGCCGCTGCCTGGGCCGGCCAGGACGTCCGTTGCGGACGGGCGGGATGGCATCAACGGCCTCTTCGAGCACCTTGCAGTCATTGCGGTTGGCGGCCGAGAGGACCACCGAGAGCGGCGTGCCGTGCCTGTCTACCACAATATGGCGCTTCGTGCCCTGTTTGCCGCGATCCGTTGGAGACGGCCCGACCGCTTCTTCGCCCCCTTTTTCGCCAGGGGAGCAGCCACGGAGGCTGAATCCACACTGGCGCGTGACCAGTCCAGCTTGTCGGCTTGGGCCAGCCTGTCCAGGAGCACGGTGTGCAGCTTGGACCAGACGCCCGCCTCATGCCAGTCCCTGAGCCTGCGCCAGCAGGTCATCCCTGAGCCGCAGCCCATCTCCTGGGGCAGCATCTCCCAGGGGACGCCCGTCATCAACACAAACAGGATGCCCGAAAGGGTGGCCCGATCCCCAATGCGGGGCCTTCCGCCTTTGGGCTTGGGCGGCTCCTCTGGAAGCAACGGCTCAATCGCACTCCACAGCTCATCCGATACCAGGGGTCTTGCCATAGCCCCTATTCTACAGGCGTTTTGTTAGGGGCTCTAAGCCCGCGCCATAGGGGGCCCGACCGTCAGTGGGCCTCGCGGTCACCGGTCCACTCCGCCGTTTCCGGAGCCGTCACGCTCGGAGCCGGCATCGGCTTCCTCGCCGTCGGCCACTTCGTGGGCCGGACGCGGCGGCCTCGCGACTCGCACCTTCTGGATACGACGACCGTCCGTCGCCTCGACGCCGAACTCCAAGCCTTCCCACATTGCCGTCTCGTGCGCCTCGGGTTGGTGGCCGAGCAGGCTGAATAGGAACCCGCCGAGCGTGTCGGACTCGTCGGCCGGCAGCTCGACTCCCATCCGGTCGTTGAAGTCCTCGACGGACATGCGGGCGTCGATGATGCACGTCTGCTCGTCGACCTGACACACCTCCGGCTCCTCCACGTCGTACTCATCCTGGA contains:
- a CDS encoding NAD-binding protein; the protein is MYIVIVGGGNVGYYLAKALVRTHHEILLMEKDRGVHRRIAEELGEVTMQGDGCEVRLLDEAGVGRADVVVAATGDDEDNLVICQMAKMKFDVPRTIARVNNPRNEDLFHRLGIDATVSSTKIIYNLIEQEIETGEVIPLAALRRGRIEIVEIEIGEKSPVLDAQVQQLHLPAGSLIISVIRSEHAMIPTAETRFEVGDSVIALVTAELEHELRDVFAESRP
- the upp gene encoding uracil phosphoribosyltransferase, coding for MALSIIRHPLAQHYLTHLRDETTKPALFRTLARKLTTLLTLEACRSLRTAMLRISTPIEELWSPVLDADLVVVPVLRAGLGMLDAVVDLFPDVSVGYIGLERDEVTAEASAYYHKLPSLQGRTVLLIDPMLATGGSACKATATLRAGGAARVVIVCIVAAPEGVRRVESLHPEVAIYTAALDRGLDDRKFIVPGLGDFGDRLYGTN